A window of the Hordeum vulgare subsp. vulgare chromosome 5H, MorexV3_pseudomolecules_assembly, whole genome shotgun sequence genome harbors these coding sequences:
- the LOC123396584 gene encoding DNA replication complex GINS protein PSF2-like, with the protein MEGQSDPHLSLFSPSEVEFVAEDEIVEIVPNIRMEALNMICGDFGPFFPQIPSKVPLWLAVALKRHGKCTIRAPEWMIVGECSFTRLF; encoded by the exons ATGGAGGGGCAGTCCGACCCGCATCTCTCCCTCTTCTCGCCCTCCGAG gtggagttcgtGGCCGAGGACGAGATCGTCGAGATCGTCCCCAACATCCGCATGGAGGCCCTCAACATGATCTGC GGGGATTTCGGACCCTTCTTCCCCCAAATTCCAAGCAAGGTCCCTCTGTGGCTCGCTGTGGCGCTCAAGAGGCATGGCAAGTGCACCATACGTGCACCCGAGTGGATGATTGTTGGTGAGTGCTCGTTCACTCGCTTGTTTTAG